A part of Aquaspirillum sp. LM1 genomic DNA contains:
- the tig gene encoding trigger factor, protein MQVQLETLGTLERRLNITLAMTDIDAEVKQRLQRVARTAKVQGFRPGKAPLKIVEQNYGAQVREEVLGEQVQQSFAKAVQEQQLDIAGYPRFEPFAEDAASGSEFTFSAVFEVYPEVVVGDLSEKEIDKPVTDVSEAEIDKTLDILRKQRTRFNHAERAAQTGDRVTIDFKGTIDGEAFAGGSADNYSFVLGEGQMLPEFETGVLGMSEGETKDVPLNFPENYHGKDVAGKQAIFAITLKNVAEPQLPEVDAEFAKSLGVADGDVAKMRDEISKNVNRESKRRLQARVKEGVMQALLDVTPLELPKALVQLEISRLMQQARQDMAQRGFGDQMKDMPLPPELFQEQAERRVSLGLILAAVVEKHQLSATPEQVNALIAEQAESYENPQEVIDWYHASPERLNGPASVVLEDNVVAFVLSQAKVNEKPVSFEELMGNA, encoded by the coding sequence ATGCAAGTTCAGCTCGAAACGCTTGGCACCCTGGAACGCCGACTGAATATCACCCTGGCCATGACCGATATCGACGCCGAAGTGAAGCAGCGCCTGCAGCGCGTTGCGCGCACTGCCAAGGTGCAAGGTTTCCGTCCGGGCAAGGCTCCGCTGAAGATTGTCGAGCAGAATTATGGTGCCCAGGTGCGCGAAGAGGTGCTGGGCGAACAAGTGCAGCAAAGCTTTGCCAAGGCCGTGCAGGAACAGCAGCTGGACATCGCCGGCTACCCGCGCTTCGAGCCGTTTGCCGAAGACGCCGCCAGCGGCAGCGAATTCACTTTCAGCGCCGTGTTTGAAGTGTACCCGGAAGTGGTGGTGGGCGATCTGTCGGAAAAAGAAATCGACAAGCCGGTCACTGACGTGAGCGAAGCCGAGATCGACAAGACCCTCGACATCCTGCGCAAGCAGCGCACCCGCTTCAACCACGCCGAACGCGCCGCCCAGACTGGCGACCGCGTGACCATCGACTTCAAGGGCACGATTGACGGTGAAGCGTTTGCGGGCGGCAGCGCCGACAACTACTCGTTCGTGCTGGGCGAAGGCCAGATGCTGCCGGAATTCGAAACCGGCGTGCTGGGCATGAGCGAAGGCGAAACCAAGGACGTGCCGCTGAATTTCCCTGAGAATTACCACGGCAAGGACGTGGCCGGCAAGCAGGCCATTTTTGCCATCACCTTGAAAAACGTCGCCGAGCCGCAACTTCCGGAAGTGGACGCCGAGTTTGCCAAGAGCCTGGGCGTGGCGGATGGTGATGTGGCCAAGATGCGTGACGAAATCAGCAAGAACGTCAACCGCGAATCCAAGCGTCGCCTGCAGGCCCGCGTCAAGGAAGGCGTGATGCAGGCGCTGCTCGACGTCACCCCGCTGGAACTGCCGAAGGCCCTGGTTCAGCTGGAAATCAGCCGTCTGATGCAACAGGCCCGCCAGGACATGGCTCAGCGCGGCTTTGGCGACCAGATGAAAGACATGCCGCTGCCGCCGGAACTGTTCCAGGAACAGGCTGAACGCCGTGTGTCTCTGGGCCTGATTCTTGCTGCAGTGGTGGAGAAGCACCAGCTGAGCGCCACGCCGGAACAGGTTAACGCCCTGATTGCCGAGCAGGCAGAAAGCTACGAAAACCCGCAGGAAGTGATCGACTGGTACCACGCCAGCCCGGAACGCCTGAACGGCCCGGCCTCGGTGGTGCTGGAAGATAACGTGGTGGCTTTTGTTCTGTCTCAAGCCAAGGTCAACGAAAAACCGGTTTCGTTTGAAGAATTGATGGGGAATGCCTA